The Pseudomonas sp. FP2309 genomic sequence GGTGATGCGGTCGCAGTTGGTGCAGGCCGGCCGGCATTTCATTCGGCTCGACGCGATAACGGTAGCGCTTCTGGCCGTCTTCTTCGAATTCGCCCTTGGGCTCGGCGATGTTGGCGCGGAACCCCACGACTTCGCGCTTGATCAGCACATTGAGGCCATCGCCGTTGGACAGCGGCTCATGGGTGACCACCAGCAAGTCGCGCTTGCCGGCTTTTTCCACGGTACCCACCGGCAAACCGGTGAACGTTGGGGTGTCGAAGGCGCCGATGTCGATCTTGCGGTCGGTGACGAAGTAGTCGGTGCTGCCCCGGTGGAAGGTTTTTTCCGGATCGGGCAGGAAGAAATGCGCGGTACGGCCGCTGGACGCACGGGCCAGGTCCGGGCGGTCTTCGAGGACGTCGTCGAGGCGCTGGCGGTAATAGGCGGTGATGTTTTTCACATAGCCCATGTCCTTGTAGCGGCCTTCGATCTTGAACGAACGCACGCCGGCTTCGACCAAGGCGCGGATGTTGGCGCTCTGGTTGTTGTCCTTCATCGACAGCAGGTGTTTTTCAAAGGCCACGACGCGGCCCTGGTCATCTTTCAAGGTGTACGGCAGGCGACAGGCCTGGGAGCAGTCGCCACGGTTGGCGCTGCGGCCATTTTGCGCGTGGGAAATATTGCACTGCCCGGAGAACGCCACGCACAGGGCGCCGTGAATAAAGAACTCGATGGCGGCATCGGTCTCGTCGGCGATGGCGCGGATCTCTTGCAGGTTCAGCTCACGGGCCAATACCAGTTGGGAGAAGCCGGCCTGGTCGAGGAACTTGGCGCGGCCCAGGGTACGAATGTCGGTCTGGGTGCTGGCGTGCAGCTCGATGGGCGGAATATCCAGCTCCATCACGCCCAGGTCTTGCACGATCAACGCATCGACACCGGCGTCGTAGAGCTGATGGATCAGCTTGCGCGCAGGTTCCAGCTCGTTGTCGTGCAGGATGGTGTTGATCGTGGTGAAAACGCGCGCATGGTACCGGCGGGCGAATTCGACCAATTGCGCGATATCGCTCACCTCGTTACAGGCGTTATGGCGCGCGCCGAAGCTTGGGCCGCCAATGTACACGGCGTCGGCGCCATGCAGGATAGCCTCGCGCGCGATGGCGACATCGCGGGCAGGGCTGAGCAATTCCAGGTGATGCTTGGGCAAGGACATAGTTTTTTTAGTCAGGCTTGTCACGGTCGAGGCGCGCATTGTAGCCGTGAATTGCCTGACCGGCACCTTCTCAGGCCTGGGCGGCCATCGCGGTAACTTCCACCCGCATCCCCTCTACGGCCAACGCCGCCACGCCAACCGCCGCACGCACGGGCCACGGCTTGGCAAAGAAGCGTTTGTACACCTCGTTGAACGCCGCTCGATCAGCCATATCGGTCAGATAAATGGTCAGGTGCATCACCCGGTCCATGCTGCTGCCAGCTTTTTCCAAGGCGACTTTCAGCGCTTGCAGGGTGCACTCGCTTTGCGCGGTGATGTCGCCCAGTTCCAGGCTGCCGTCGGCGCGGGTGGGGATCTGGGTGGAGACCAGGATGCCGTTGAAACCGATCACATCGGAGGAGATGGAATCGGCATCCGGATCAGGGGTGTAGTGCAGGTCGTGGTTGGCCATGGGCGCCTCTCGAATGGGCTGGATCGCAAAGGCGGCCATGGTCCACGAAAACTTCGGCAGGGGCAAACACGCATGGCATTTTTTGACGCCAGAAAATAATTATTTTTGCCGCGTAAAGTCGCGCATTACGCAGCCGACAGCTAGGTTAACACTAGGTTCTCCGCACGGCTGAGGGTACGTCATGTTCAACACCACACTCAAAACAGAACTGGCGGCCAGGACGGCCGAAGCCACCGAATATAAAGGACTGATTTCAGCACTCGAACGCTCAATGGCGGTGGTTGAATTTGACCTGAACGGCAAAGTACTGCGTGCCAACGATAACTTCCTGAAAACCCTGGGTTATAGTCGTGAGCAACTGCTCGGCAAATCCCATCGCGAGTTTTGCTTGCCCTCGCTGACCAGCAGCCCGGCCTATGGCGAGTTCTGGAGCGAACTCAAATCCGGCAAGTTTGTGTCGGGCACTTTCAAACGCGTGGACTCACAAGGCCGCACCATCTGGCTGGAGGCCAGCTACAACCCGGTGCTGGATGAGCGCGGCCAGGTGCTGAAAGTGGTGAAATACGCGCTGGACATCACCCGTAAAGTCGAGCAGGAAGCCGCGATCCACAGCAAACTCGTGGCCCTGGACCGGGCAATGGCAGTGATCGAGTTCGATTTGAGCGGCCAGGTACTCGATGCCAACCCCAACTTCCAGAACGTGATGGGCTATTCGCTGGCCGAGCTCAAAGGCAAGCACCACCGTCTGTTTTGTGAACCGGCGCTGATCAACAGCAGTGAATACGCCGACTTCTGGCGGCGCTTGAACAATGGCGAGTTCTTTACCGGCCAATTCAAGCGCCTTGGTAAACACGGTCGGGTGGTGTGGCTCGAAGCCAGTTACAACCCGGTGTACGACGGCGACGGCAAGCTGATCAAAATCGTCAAATTCGCCAGCGACATCACTGAACGCGTGGAGAAGTTCGAGGAAGACTCACGCGGCGCATCGCGGGCCTACCATATTTCTTCCGAGACAGAACGGTTTGCCGAGCACGGCACCCAAGTGATCCAGGAAACCGCGACAGAGATGCGCCGGATTGCCGAGAACATCGGCGCTTCGGCGCGCCTGGTCGGGCAGTTGGGTGATCGTTCCGAACAAATCACCGCCATCGTCAACACCATTCGCGGCATCGCCGACCAGACCAACCTGCTGGCGCTCAATGCGGCCATCGAAGCGGCGCGGGCGGGTGATCAAGGGCGTGGGTTTGCGGTTGTGGCCGACGAAGTGCGCCAGTTGGCGGGGCGCACCAGCCGCTCGACGGCGGAAATTGCCGAGATGATCAGCATGATCCTGTCGGAGACGCGGGACGCGGTGGCAAGCATGAGCGCCACTCAGGAAGGCGCGCAGCGCGGCGTGAACCTGGCGGATCAGGCCGGTTCAGTGATCCTGCAAATCCGCACCAGCACCAGTGATGCGGTGCAGGCGGTGAGTATGTTTGCGTCCAAGCTGGATGAATCCGAGGTGATTCCCAAGACCGCGGTAGGCTGGGTGGGGTAGTCCGCGGTTGACCGTCCGTTGGGATCGAGGGGCACCCCTACGATCCCAGCGGGCCTTACTCTTCCACGTCCATGAATTCCTTGGCCCATGCCACGTAGCTCTCCGGCAGCGTGTAGGTGTGGGTCAACTCGGTCGCGCTGAGGTTCGAAGTGCTGTGGGTCAACTGGCGCTGGGCGCGCAGGCTATCGTAGGTGGCCTTGATCGCCGCAAAGTAGGCGCCATGACCGGCCACTACCACGCGCACACCCAACTCGGCCAGACGCTGAGCGTCGTTGAGCTTGGGGTTGCCGTAGGTCACCAGCATCAGCGGTACGGTCAGGTTTTCAGCGATTTTTTCCAGGTGCTCAAAGTCACTGACACCGACCATGCAGATCCCGTCGGCACCGGCTTTCTGATACGCCTTTGTGCGCTCGATCACCGCCTCGGTGGACAACACCCCGGCATTGGTACGGGCAATGATCGACAGTTCAGGATCGACACGGGCTTCCAGGGCCGCGCGGACTTTACCGATGCCTTCGCCGATGGAGATCAGGTCCGTGGATTTGCGCCCGAATTGCGCGGGCAGCAGCGTGTCTTCAATGGTCAACGCGGCCACACCGGCGCGCTCAAGTTCTTCGACCGTGCGCATCACGTTAAGGGCATTGCCGTAGCCATGGTCGGCGTCGGCAATAAACGGCAGTTGGGCGACACGGCCGATGCGCGTGGCCTGCTCAACGAACTCACTCAGCGTGATCAAGGCAAAATCCGGCGCTGCCAACACCTGCAGCGAGGCGACCGAGCCACCCAGGATACCCACCTCAAACCCCAAATCTGCGGCGATACGGGCAGACATGGGGTCGAAGACGGAGGCGGTTTCAACGCAGGTCGGCTTTGCAAGCAATTCGCGGAAGTTGCGGCGCAGCGCTGAGTGAGATTTTTTGGGCATGTTCTTTCCTGGCTCTGGTCATCGTCATGTGACGATCTATGTCTATTCGTGGTGGCGCGAGGTTACCACGCAGGCGGGGCGGGGATTATGACGTTTGAGCATGGGCTATGCGGATGACACATGAGGTGCCCGCTCCGGCCAAGCGCCCTGGTTCACCCTTTATCGGGCAGCCGGGGTACAGTGCACACCCACTTTCCATTGATACGTGAAGCATGAACCGTGCGTTATTTGTTTCTCTGGATGGCCCCAAGGGCGTCGGCAAAACCACCCTGTTGGAGGCCGTTACCCGCGTGCTCAGAGCCGACAACAAAAAGGTGATCCGGCTCTGCGAGAGAAAAAGCGATCCTTTCCGGGCTGAAACAATGGTCCTGGTAAATAGACTCGCGAGGGCGCCCAGCCGGGATTTGGAGTGGCAGATCTGCGAGCGCTTTGCTGATAGCCGTGTATGGATTACCCGCCACGTTCTGCCTGAACAGCCGGCCGACAGCATTATCCTGATGGATCGCTGGTACCCGTCGGATGCGGCCTTTCGCCGGATGGTACCGTTTGCAGAGATTCTCCAATTGAACATGGATCGCCATGTGCAAGTGCCCGACTTGCATGTCGGGGTGGTCACCGCGCCGCAGATTTCATGGGCCAGAGCCACAGCACGCCGCCGTGGGCTGAGCAGCACGGTCATCCATACCCTGCAAGAGCATGTTGCCTGCACCCACGCGTTCGAGCAGGCGATTGCAGAGCAGGGCTGGGTGGTATGCCGCAATGAAGGAACGGTTGAAGAGGGCGCGAGGCAGGTGGCGGCTGAAATACATCGAGCCCTCGGCCAAGCCTTGAATGGGTAGCGTGTGGTTAGGGGTAAGCAGGGCGCGAAGGCCGCTGGCCGGGCAGCGCCTGCAGAACCGCTCTACCAGGGCAGGCGCTCTGCGTCATACGCAAAGAAACCACCGCTGTCGGCTGGCACCAACCGGTCAATCACGGATAAGAGTTCACGTGCAGCGACCCTCGCCGGCCTTGCGGCGGCAGCGCCACTAAAGGGCTTGGAAAGGTCCGAAATCACGGTGCCGGGGTGAAGGCTCAGCAAACGGCTTTGAGGGTGGGTACGTGCAAGTTCGATGGCGGCCGTTTTGACCAGCATGTTCAGCGCAGCTTTCGAAGCGCGATAGGCGTACCAGCCACCCAGGCGGTTATCGCCGATGCTACCGACCTTGGCGGACAGCATCGCCATCGCACCGTCACGGGCCAACAGGGGCAGAAAATGGCGCAAAACCAGCGCCGGCCCCAACGTATTGACCTGGAACACCGCCTGCAGCGCGTGTGCTTCAATTGCGCGGTAACTTTTTTCCGGCTTGATTTCGTCTCGATGGAGCAACCCGGCGGCATGCACGATCAACTGATACGGCGCCTCGCCCGCCAGCTCGGCAGCGGCCTCAGCGATACTCTCGGGGTTCTCCAGATCCAATGCAGGATCAGTCTGGCGCCCCAGTTCGCGGACACCACCACAGCGTGGATCGTTTTTGAGCCATTCACATAACGCTGAGCCAAGTGCTCCGCTTGAGCCTATTACCAAGGCACGGTAACCCTCGCCAAGAGAGTTCATTTGAAAGGGGGCGTTCATTGAGTCTCTCCTGTGCACG encodes the following:
- a CDS encoding U32 family peptidase, with product MSLPKHHLELLSPARDVAIAREAILHGADAVYIGGPSFGARHNACNEVSDIAQLVEFARRYHARVFTTINTILHDNELEPARKLIHQLYDAGVDALIVQDLGVMELDIPPIELHASTQTDIRTLGRAKFLDQAGFSQLVLARELNLQEIRAIADETDAAIEFFIHGALCVAFSGQCNISHAQNGRSANRGDCSQACRLPYTLKDDQGRVVAFEKHLLSMKDNNQSANIRALVEAGVRSFKIEGRYKDMGYVKNITAYYRQRLDDVLEDRPDLARASSGRTAHFFLPDPEKTFHRGSTDYFVTDRKIDIGAFDTPTFTGLPVGTVEKAGKRDLLVVTHEPLSNGDGLNVLIKREVVGFRANIAEPKGEFEEDGQKRYRYRVEPNEMPAGLHQLRPHHPLNRNLDHNWQQALLKTSSERRIGLSWIARLREDRLEITATSEEGISAGTTLPGPFGVANKPEQALDTLRDLLGQLGTTEYHATHIELDAPQAFFVPNSQLKALRREVIDALTAARVAAHPRGGRKAETTPPPVYPDAHLSFLANVYNQKARDFYHRHGVKLIDAAFEAHEETGEVPVMITKHCLRFSFNLCPKQAKGVTGVKTKVAPMQLIHGDEVLTLKFDCKPCEMHVVGKIKGHILGLPQPGSAVEHFNPENIIFQGTH
- a CDS encoding oxaloacetate decarboxylase, encoding MPKKSHSALRRNFRELLAKPTCVETASVFDPMSARIAADLGFEVGILGGSVASLQVLAAPDFALITLSEFVEQATRIGRVAQLPFIADADHGYGNALNVMRTVEELERAGVAALTIEDTLLPAQFGRKSTDLISIGEGIGKVRAALEARVDPELSIIARTNAGVLSTEAVIERTKAYQKAGADGICMVGVSDFEHLEKIAENLTVPLMLVTYGNPKLNDAQRLAELGVRVVVAGHGAYFAAIKATYDSLRAQRQLTHSTSNLSATELTHTYTLPESYVAWAKEFMDVEE
- a CDS encoding dTMP kinase, coding for MNRALFVSLDGPKGVGKTTLLEAVTRVLRADNKKVIRLCERKSDPFRAETMVLVNRLARAPSRDLEWQICERFADSRVWITRHVLPEQPADSIILMDRWYPSDAAFRRMVPFAEILQLNMDRHVQVPDLHVGVVTAPQISWARATARRRGLSSTVIHTLQEHVACTHAFEQAIAEQGWVVCRNEGTVEEGARQVAAEIHRALGQALNG
- a CDS encoding RidA family protein: MANHDLHYTPDPDADSISSDVIGFNGILVSTQIPTRADGSLELGDITAQSECTLQALKVALEKAGSSMDRVMHLTIYLTDMADRAAFNEVYKRFFAKPWPVRAAVGVAALAVEGMRVEVTAMAAQA
- a CDS encoding SDR family oxidoreductase; its protein translation is MNAPFQMNSLGEGYRALVIGSSGALGSALCEWLKNDPRCGGVRELGRQTDPALDLENPESIAEAAAELAGEAPYQLIVHAAGLLHRDEIKPEKSYRAIEAHALQAVFQVNTLGPALVLRHFLPLLARDGAMAMLSAKVGSIGDNRLGGWYAYRASKAALNMLVKTAAIELARTHPQSRLLSLHPGTVISDLSKPFSGAAAARPARVAARELLSVIDRLVPADSGGFFAYDAERLPW